TCGATGAGACCAAGAAAAGCGGCTTCCAGAAGATTATAAATTTCCATGAAGTCAGTACCTTAGGGAGGTGATCAGGATGAAAATGGCGTGTCTTGACGAGCTGTTAAGCATGAAAATGCAAGAATAGGCACTTAAGCGATTGCTTGTCTCCCGCAGGCATAGCCCTTATAGACTAAACATTCCGTTGAGGTGGTTCGAATCGCCTGACTGCAGAAATAACCTGCTGTCAGCGCAAATGCCAGCCGCTGGGCCTCTACGGGTATCAATTAAAGCTTGTCAGTCGAGAGTACCGCGTCGATTATGCTTACGCTTTTTCATCATCCCATGTCTTCAGGCTCGCGCTATGTGCGGCTTATCCTCGGCGAATATGATGTGGAAGCCGAACTGATTGAGGAGCGACCATGGTCGCGGCGTAAAGAATTTCTAGCGCTCAACCCGGCCGCAACATTGCCCGTTCTGCTCGCAGAACGCGACCTGCCGGTTGTCGGTGCGACAGTCATTGCAGAATATCTCGACGAGACGCGTGGCGCATTGAAGCGCAGTCGCCGCCTGCTGCCTGAAAGTCCGATGGAGCGCGCAGAAGTGCGCCGCCTTGTCGACTGGTTCCTGCTGAAATTTGAAAACGAAGTCACGCGACATATTGCACGCGAACGTGTGTTCAAGCTTCAAATGGCCGACGAAATGGGCGGTAGTGCACCTGACTCAACGGCTATTCGCGCAGCCCGTACCAATATCCGTCAGCACATGAAATATATCGATTGGCTTGCTGCAACACGGGACTGGCTTGCTGGTGGTCATCCGAGTTATGCTGACATGGCAGCAGCAGCATCAATCTCCGTGCTCGACTATCTCGGCGAAATCGAGTGGAGCGAAACCAAGGCCGCACGCGACTGGTATGCACGTATGAAATCGCGCCCAGCCTTCCGTCCTCTGCTCTCCGATCGTGTGCGCGGACTAGCACCAGTGGCCCATTATGGCGACCTCGACTTCTGAGACAAAACAGGTTTCTGGACAGGTTTCGGAAAAGGATCTCAAGCTCAAGCGCTTTCTCATTGAGGAAGCGAAAGCTGTAGGTTTCGACGCGGTCGCTTTCACTACACCCGACACTATCCCACAAGCACCGCAGCGACTTCGGCAATATATCGCCGATGGCCATCACGCGGACATGCTCTGGATGGAGGAAACGGAAGACCGCCGTGCCAATCCAAGTGTATTGTGGCCGGAAGTCCGCTCGATCATGATCCTTGCCATGAATTATGGTCCGGACAGCAATCCGCTCAGCATTCTTGAACATAAAGACCGGGCGGCAATTTCGGTCTATGCGCAGAACCGCGATTACCACGACATCATCAAGGGTAAACTCAAGCATGTGGCGAGCCGTTTTGCGGCCCGCGCTGGTCAGGATGTCAAGGTCTTCGTCGACACCGCACCCGTTATGGAAAAGCCATTGGCGGAAGCTGCCGGTATTGGCTGGCAAGGCAAACACACCAATCTAGTGAGCCGCGAACACGGCTCGTGGCTTTTTCTCGGCTCAATTTTTACGACCGCAGAAATTCCACCCGATAAGCCTGACCGCGATCATTGCGGTTCCTGCCGTGCCTGTCTTGATGCCTGTCCGACGAATGCGTTTCCCTCGCCCTATCGGATCGATGCGCGACGCTGCATTTCCTATCTCACCATTGAGAATAAGGGCCCGATCCCACCCGAGTTCCGCAAATCGATGGGCAATCGCATCTATGGTTGTGACGACTGCCTGTCGGTATGTCCCTGGAATAAATTCGCTCAAGCAACCAGCGAAATGAAGCTGAAAGCCCGTGACGATCTCAAAGCCCCTCGTCTTGCCGATTTTCTGGTTCTTGACGACCCGGCTTTTCGCACGCTGTTTTCTGGCTCTCCAGTCAAACGGATTGGACGCGACCGCTTCTTACGCAATGTGCTGATCGCAGCGGGCAATTCACAAGATCCGTCGCTACTGGCTCAGGTCGAAAATCTGCTTGGAGACACCTCCCCCGTTGTACGTGGTGCAGCAGTCTGGGCATTCAAGCAGCTCGCCACCACAGAACGTTTCACAATTTTGCAGAAACGTCTGGCCTCAAGCGAAGAGGATGATACGGTGCGCGAAGAATGGATATTGGAGGACAGCTGACATGCGCATTTTTCTGTTTGGAGCCGGTTATTCTGCTCAGGCTTTTTCCCGCCTGATGACCGGAGAGGCAGAACGCATCGATGGCACTACCCGTAACGAGCAAAACTTCCCAACGCTGGAAAAAGCAGGCATCGCGCCCATTATTTTTGATGGTGAAGGCGCCTCCCCAGAACTGATCGACCGACTTGCGAAAGCAACACACGTTGTTATCTCGATCTCGCCTCGCGAAAGCGGCGATCCTTCTTTGGCAATCGTCGAAGAAGCGCTTCGTCGTCCTGACAACACGATCCGCTGGATCGGCTATCTTTCTACCGTCGGTGTGTATGGCAATCACGATGGCAACTGGATCGATGAAACCGCCCCACGCGGACCCACTTCGCGCCGGTCGCTTGAGCGCGTTGAAGCAGAAGATGCATGGGATGCTTTAAGCGAACGGCACGGGACACCGGTCGCACTTTTGCGTCTGTCCGGCATTTACGGTCCGAGACGCAATGCCTTTGTTAATCTGGAGCGCGGTACGGCACGACGGATCATCAAGGAAGATCAGGTCTTCAACCGTATCCATGTCGATGACATTGCCGGAACGCTACGTTTTCTGGCAGGCACCAATACAGGTGGCGCTTTCAACATCACCGATAATGAGCCTGCACCGCCACAGGATGTGGTGGTCTACGCAGCCGAGTTGATGGGCGTTGCACCTCCGCCAGAAGTTCCATTTGAGGAAGCGGACATGACGCCGATGGCGCGCTCTTTCTATGGTGAAAACAAGCGCATTTCCAACCAGCGCATCAAAGATCTCGGCTATGATTTCATCCATCCCGATTATAAAGCCGCTTTTTCCGCCATGTGGCGAGACCATAATTGGCGCTAACGCATGTCTCCCCAAAATGGGCGTCGGTTTTGGCGTGAAGACATGCGTAAAATGAGTAGTTGATTGCCGTTTTGACGAACGCAAAGCATAATCCGGCCCATCCGCTCGAATGATTCGAGCAAAAGTTTTTATGGGAAATTGCCCATGGCAAAGAGATCCAGCTCGAAATTCTGGCCGCGGCTTGTTCTGGCAACCTGTCTTGCGGCAATGATCGCCCCGGACTTTGTAACGCAGGCCTTAGCTCAGGACGCCCCTGCCAAGCAGGCATTCGGCAGCAAACAGCTGCCGGTTCTGGCGCAATCACCGCAATCCATAGGCTTTTATGCCAAGGGCTGTCTTTCCGGTGGTGTTGCCCTCCCTATCGATGGCCCCAACTGGCAGGTCATGCGGCTTTCTCGCAATCGCAACTGGGGACACCCGCGCACAATTGGCCTGCTGGAAAAACTATCCCGCGACGCAGCAAAAGACGGCTGGCCCGGTCTTCTGGTCGGCGACATTTCACAGCCGCGTGGCGGCCCAATGCTGACAGGCCATGCTTCGCATCAGGTCGGACTTGATGCCGATATCTGGTTGACGCCGATGCCAAAGAAACGCTTCACCGATGCAGAACGTGAAAGTGTGTCCGCTGTGTCCATGCTGAAAAAGGATTCGCTATACGTCGATCCGCAGAAATGGACCCCTGCCCGCACGGCACTCATCAGGCACGCAGCCAGCTATCCGGAAGTCGAGCGCATCTTCGTCCACCCCGGCATCAAGAAGCAGCTTTGCGATACAGTGACAGGCGACCGTAGCTGGCTTGGCAAAGTCCGTCCCTATTGGGGGCATTTCTATCATTTTCATGTGAGATTGCATTGTCAGCCCGGATCGCCCGACTGCAAGCCACAGCCCAAGGTGGCGGCAGGTGATGGTTGCGACAAATCGCTGGCGTGGTGGTTTACCGACGAGCCTTGGAAGCCTGCAAAGCCATCCAAAGAACCTCCGAAGAAGCCAAAGCCGGTTATGGTTTCAGACTTGCCAAAAGCCTGTGCCGCAGTGCTCAATGGTCCGTCACCGGATTCGATTGCGGACGTGATTTATGGTGCGAATTAAAGCAGTTCTCAAAAAATAGAAAACATGCTTTTCACTTAATCATGCCTTCGCTATAGGGTTTAAACGATTTAAAGTTCAAATGACAAGGTTATCAATCTCATGACAGAACGTCTGCGCATTGCTTTGATCGCTCATGACCTGAAGAAAGACGAGATGGTCGCGTTTGCGCGTACGCATGAGAAAGCCTTGTCACACTACGATATCGTTGCGACCGGAACGACAGGCGGTCTCATCCAAGAGGCCTGCCCTTCGCTCAATATCCATCGTGTCAAAAGCGGACCGCTTGGCGGCGATCAGCAGATCGGCGCAATGATTGCCGAAGGAACGGTGCAGGCATTGATCTTCTTCATCGACCCGCTATCGCCACTTCCACATGATGTCGACGTGAAAGCGCTGACACGCCTCGGCAGTGTTTATGACATCCCAATGGCGCTTAATCCCGCAACCGCTGAAAAGCTGGTAAGAGTGCTGGATTAACCAGCATATTCAGATAAGCCCGCAAACAATAAGAACAGACGAAGCAGCAAGGCAGACCATGATTGACGCTGACCAGAGTTTCAAGTTTCCCGTCCTCGTCGGCGATATCGGTGGAACCAATGCGCGCTTTGCGCTCCTGGTTGATGCCCATGCGGAACCCAAAGAGTTCCCCGTGGTCCAGACAGCTGATTATGCAACGATTGACGATGCAATCGAGAAAACGGTCCTCTATCACACGTCCTTACGCCCCCGCTCAACTATTCTGGCTGTTGCGGGCCCTGTCGATGGTGATGAAATCGACTTGACCAATTGCGACTGGGTGGTTCGCCCCAAACAATTGATCGCAAACTTAGGCTTTGAGGACGTCACCGTTCTCAATGATTTTGAAGCTCAGGCGCTCGCTGTCGTTTCGATCGGCAAGGAGTATCTGCACCAGATCGGCGGCCACGACGAAGAGCTCGTCGCCACACGCGTAGTGCTTGGTCCCGGAACCGGTCTTGGCGTTGCTGGCCTTGTGCGCACTGGCAAGGCCTGGGTTCCAGTTCCCGGCGAAGGTGGACATATCGATATCGGCCCCCGCAGCGAGCGCGATTATCAGGTTTTCCCGCATATCGAACCAATCGAAGGCCGCATCGCTGCAGAGCAAATTCTTTGCGGACGCGGTCTGCGCAATCTCTATCTCGCAATCTGCGCCGCAGATATGGTAACGCCAGTTCTCGACACACCGCCGGATATCACGGCCGCAGGTCTTGATGGTAGCAATGCACAGGCAGTCGAAACACTTGATCTTTTCGTGACCTATCTCGGCAGACTGGCAGGCGACCTTGCGCTGATCTACAAGGCGCATGGCGGCGTTTATCTGTCTGGCGGCATCCCGCAGCGCATTCTGCCTGCTTTGAAAGCAGGCTCGTTCCGAGCAGCCTTTGAAGACAAAGCCCCTCATACACATTTTATGCGGGATATTCCGGTTCGCGTCGTTGTGCATCCGCTTGCAGCACTGAGCGGACTTTCTGCATTTGCGCGGGCACCGTCCCGATTTGAGGTTTCCACCGATGGTCGCCGCTGGCGTATCAGCTAAGCGGCTTCGCTATCGCAGGCATGGTCAAGCGACAAAGATAACGCTATAGAAGCGCTGCAATGAAAACACTCATTGCAGCCTTTTGTCGTTTCCAGTCCAAAGAGACACGCGAAAATGCAAGATCAACGACAGCCAACGGCTGCTAGATAAAAAGCACTTTGCCCGTGAGCCTATTCAAAAAGAAAAAGAAGAAGATCGATCCGAGCGAAGCGACGCGTGTCATTCGCCGCATGCTATCGGAAAATGCGCATCAGTATAAAACAAGCTATGCCATAGCTATTGCCGCCTCTCTTATCGTCGGCGTTTCAAATGGTGCGCTCGCCTATCTTATGAAGCCAATGATCGACAAGATTTTCTACGAACAGAAAATCGGTCTCATCTGGGTCATCTGTGGCGCGATCCTCGGCATTTTCGTGCTGCGCGGCCTTTCCAGCTATATTCAGGCGGTCGAGCTTGCAAAGATCGGTAACAATCTGGTCGCGCGCTATCAGAAGCGCATCTTCGATCACTTGCTCAGGCTTGGATTGGATTTTTACAACGACACGCGTTCGGGTCATCTAGCAGCTCAGATCAACCAGAACGTCAATGGTATTCGCGACCTCCTGAACATGACGATCACATCGATTGCGCGGGATTTCGTCGCGCTTATCGGCCTGATTGGCATGATGTTCTATACAGACCCGTTCATGTCGACTGTGGTCTTTCTGGTCGGGCCACCGCTCGTTCTCGCAGTTTCTTATATTTCTCGCCGCATCAGGTCTGTCACCCGCGATCTCGTGCACCTCAACTCCCATCTTCTGGGAGCTATGCAGGAAACCGTGCAGGGCATTTCCATCGTGAAGGCCTTCACCATGGAAGACCAGCTTCGCGGCAAGATAAGCACGCTGATCGATCAGGCAGAAAACAGAAGCAACAAGATCGCGCGCGTATCAGAACGCACCACGCCGATTGCCGAAATTCTGGCCGGTTTCGCTATCGCAGGCGTTTTGGCCTATAGCGGCTACAATGCGATCCTCAATCAGCAGCCTCCGGGCGCGATGTTTGCCTTCATCACTGCGCTACTTCTGGCATACGACCCTGCCCGCCGTCTGGCACGTTTGCAGGTCGGACTGGAACGTGCGCTTGTGAATGCACGCATGATCTATGAAGTGTTGGATATCGAACCCAATCAGGGTGACGCGCCTGATGCCATTGCGCTCAAGGCTGGTCCTGGCGAAATTGATTTCCAGAATGTGCACTTCGCCTATAGCGATATCGCACCAGTTCTGCATGGTGTGAACTTTACAGCCAAGGCAGGCGAAACCACCGCTATCGTGGGGGCGTCGGGTGCCGGCAAATCGACCCTCATCAGTCTCGTGCAACGCTTTTACGATGTCACCGATGGACAAATCTTGTTCGACGGACAAGACATCTCAAAAGTCACGAAAGAGTCGCTGCGCCATTCCGTGGCTTATGTATCCCAGCAGCCTTATCTTTTTGAAGGCACAATCGCCGATAATATCCGCTATGGACGCCCCAATGCGACGCTGGATGAAATCGTCGAGGCAGCAAAGCTTGCCAATGCGCATGAGTTCATTCTTCAACAACCGCAGGGCTATGATACTCCGGTCGGCGAAAATGGCGTAACGCTTTCCGGCGGCCAGCGTCAGCGTGTATCCATTGCTCGCGCGATCGTGCGTAAAGCACCCGTACTGCTGCTCGATGAAGCGACTTCCGCACTTGATAATGAGTCCGAGAAGCGTGTGCAGCAGGCGCTTGATCACATCATGCAGGATCGTACGACTATCGTCATCGCGCATCGTCTTTCCACCGTCGTCAATGCCGACCGCATTGTCGTGATGGAAGCCGGATATGTTGTCGAGGAAGGCCGCCACAACGACCTGATCAAGATACCAAATGGCGTCTATGCCCGCTTCTATCAGCTTCAGAGCGGCAAGGATGACATGCTCATCGGAAAGACTGGCTCGGAGGAAACGTCGAATGGCTGAGAACGCTGAAATGGGCCTTGTGGTCGTGGGGGCAAATGGTCGTATGGGACAGGCTCTCATCCGCGCCATCCATGCTATCGACGGTGCGCGGTTGTCCGGTGCCATTGCGCGCCCTGGTTCCCCATTTCTTGGAAAAGATGCTGGCGAAGTTGCAGGTGTCGGCAATCTCGGCGTCGCAATCACCGACGATCCGCTGCCGGTTTTTGTCAAAGCGCAAGGTGTGCTCGATTTCACCACACCTGCAACCACAGTGAATTATGCAGCGCTCGCAGCACAGGCCCGCATCGTCCATATCATTGGCACCACAGGTGTTTCCTCTGAAGACGAAGAAAAAATTCTTGCTGCCGCGCGCCATGCGACAATCGTCAAATCCGGCAATATGAGTCTGGGCATCAATCTTCTGTCTGGTTTGATCAAGAAGGCAGCTCAAGCACTTGGTCCTGAAGATTTCGACATCGAGATCCTCGAAATGCATCACAAGCACAAGGTCGACGCGCCATCAGGCACCGCCCTTCTGTTGGGTGAGGCAGCGGCCCAAGGTAGAGCGATCAATCTTGCTGAAAAGAGCGTGCGCGTACGCGATGGTCATACGGGCCCGCGCGAGGAAGGCACGATTGGTTTTGCGACGTTACGCGGCGGCTCCGTTATCGGAGACCACGAAGTCATTCTGGCTGGCGAAGGAGAGCGTATCACCCTCTCTCACCATGCTCAGGATCGCACAATCTTTGCGCGAGGTGCTGTGAAAGCGGCACTTTGGGCGCATGGCAAGAAACCCGGCCTTTATTCCATGCTCGATGTTCTCGGGCTTAACGACTGATCTGTTATTTTCATCCCAACGGAGTGCTGCGATGTCTCGTACCCTCGTCCTGGTCCGCCACGGCCAAAGCGAATGGAACCTGAAGAACCTTTTTACTGGCTGGCGTGATCCGGGCCTTACCGAACAAGGCCATGCGGAAGCCAAAGCCGCTGGTCAGCGCCTGAAGGCTGCGGGTCTCAAGTTCGATCTCGCATACACGTCGGTCCTGTCGCGCGCGCAGGTCACCTGCCAGCACATTCTTGACGAACTCGGCCAGTCCGATCTCGAAACCATCCGCGATCAGGCTCTCAACGAACGCGACTATGGCGACCTCTCGGGGCTCAACAAAGACGACGCACGTGCAAAATGGGGAGAAGAGCAGGTCCATATCTGGCGCCGCTCTTATGACGTTCCTCCTCCGGGCGGCGAAAGCCTGAAGGATACCGGCGCACGCGTCTGGCCTTATTACCTGCACACCATCCAGCCGCATGTGCTGCGTGGCGAAACCATTCTGGTTGCAGCCCACGGCAATTCGCTGCGTGCGCTTATCATGGCGCTTGATGGCCTGACACCGGAAGAGATTCTCAAGCAGGAACTCAACACCGGCGTTCCGATCATCTACAAGCTGAACGCCGATTCGACTGTCGCTTCCAAGGAAGTGCTTTCCGCATAATGAATTTTCGGGCGCAGATGCATCTATGCGCTGCGCCCGAGTTCCGGTTTTAGGACCGATGCGCTAGGCTTTTTCTGCATTCGAAACAGCAATGTGAAAAAAAGCTGATTGAATCTCGAAAACGCGATTGACAGAGTGAGGCCTACCCCTTAGATCGGTCCTCGTCGCCCAGATGGCGGAATTGGTAGACGCACCAGCTTCAGGTGCTGGCGCTCGCAAGGGCGTGGAGGTTCGAGTCCTCTTCTGGGCACCATTTCCAAGTCTTCAGACCACTACCAAGGTCCAGAAGCGCCCCAAAAAGCCCGCTTGCGCGGGCTTTTTTGTTGCCCAAGTTTCCGCTGACAGTTTCCTTTCACCAAGAGCGTAACAACTTTATCAACAGACACAAAACGCCCTGCGAGGACCGCTTTTTTGAATATGAATGAAACCGAAAAACAACGGTTTCAAACTAGACCGGGCACGGGTGGATAGGCTTAAATCACTGCCATGTCGGGCAGATGAAAACGGGGGTGTCTTCGATCAAAAGACACGCGCCGTCTCTATCCTTTTCTCTCGCATTTCAAGCTTTCCGGCTTCCTGCTCAACGAGCAAGTTTCCTGAACGTTTGAGTTCAAAATCCAAAGAAAATGAACGACATGAAGAAGCAAGCACTCTCGCTCATCGCCGTGGTGGCAATTGCTCTGGCAGCATCGGGATGTCAGTCGACAGACCGTAAGGATCGTGATTGGGCAATAACAAATCGGACGCACCAAGCCGTTCCGCCCCTTCGCATTCTGCGTAACAGCTTGTCCTGCCGTACTATTGGGAAATTGAACCCTGAAAAAGAAAAAGGCCGGGCAATTAGCCGGCCTTTTTGCGCTATCGTCAGTGCTGGTACATCCGCAGTCACGACAACAGCTATGGCCCTATAATGAGCAGGATTGGTTAATAAATAGTTAACCGACTATCGCTTCATTGCCCCACAATGCTTTGGGCCTTGCCACATGCGAGAACTCCGCGCATCCTTCGTCTGCGCAATGCGATTTGAAGGACAAATCAGATGGATCAACCTGCCTACGATCTTGAGTTTGGGGAGATAATCCGCTGGCTTAGGCAACATGGTCTCATTCTGCAATCAGACCTCGAAGGGAATACTGAACTCTCAACACGTGCGGAACGGATCGGTCGTAAACGTCGTCGTGAGGCTGAGCAGACAAACGAATGAAGCATTGAGCCAAAAGTGCGAAACAGCTTTGCGTGAGGCCAATGCATAAAAATAAACAGTGAGACGCGGCCAACGATTCAATCTTAACTGGAGCCGCTCCAATTGGATCAAAAAGCTTAATAGCCAGAACAATATCAGCCTGAGATAAAGCAAGAGGGGGAGAAAAATGCGTCGCAAAGGCTTACTCGATTTCGGAAGAAATGGCCTGTTTTACCGGCTGTTTCTGGTAAGCGCGATTTGCGCCGTGTTAAGCAGCGTGCTGAGCCAGAATGGGGAAATACCCTTCTGGCGTTGGTTACATTATCTGACCAAGCCCACCGCAACATTACTGCTGCTTTGTGCGATCTGGTGCGCTCCGCGCCTCATCTCAAAAAGCTATGGATTTGCAATCGCGCTAGGGTTGGCCTTTGCCGCCGCTGGTGATTTCTTTTTGATGCTGCCGGGCGATTATTTTTTGGTCGGGCTGATCTGTTTCCTCATCACCCACTGCATTTACATTTATGCATTGTGTCGCAAGACGCGCTTTGCTGAAAACAAACTCGTTTTCCTGATTTTCGCCGTCCTCGCAATTGCAATTATCGCAGGCCTGTGGACTTCTCTGCCGTCGGCAATGAAAGTTCCGGTTGTCATTTATGCAACCGCAATTGGCGTGATGGCCGCGCAGGCCGTTAGTCGTGCACTTTCAGACAAACTCTCACCCACCTTGCGCTATAGCGCGACACTAGCGGCTGCGGGTGGTCTGTTCTTCATGGTAAGCGACACGCTGCTCGCCTTTAACCGTTTCTATACATCAATCCCCCTCGCCGGGCTTTGGGTGCTCAGCACCTATTATGTGGCACAATTCCTTTTTGCACGCTCAACGGAGAACTTTGCCTATGAGCGCTGATCAAGCCGTTTCATCACAGCAAACATTGCAAACGACTTTCCAACACCTGCGGCAAAACCGGATCGATCATCGCCCACCTTTTGAACAGCGCATTGATGACCTGCGTCGCCTGCGTAAGCTGCTTCATGAACGTCTCGATGATATGGCAAAAGCCATCAATGCGGATTTCGGAAACCGTTCGGTTCATGAAACGCTGTTGGGTGAAGCAAGCGTCGTGTTCGCCGAGATTGACCACACACTTCATCACCTCAAGCGATGGATGAAACCACAGCATCGCAAGGCTGGCTGGAAACTCTGGCCAGCAAAAGCAGAACTGCGCTTTGTGCCTCTTGGCGTGGTTGGTATCATTTCGCCGTGGAATTATCCGGTCAATCTTGCACTCGCGCCCCTTGTGGCAGCAATAGCTGCTGGAAACCACGTGTTCCTGAAACCCTCA
This sequence is a window from Ochrobactrum quorumnocens. Protein-coding genes within it:
- the queG gene encoding tRNA epoxyqueuosine(34) reductase QueG, yielding MATSTSETKQVSGQVSEKDLKLKRFLIEEAKAVGFDAVAFTTPDTIPQAPQRLRQYIADGHHADMLWMEETEDRRANPSVLWPEVRSIMILAMNYGPDSNPLSILEHKDRAAISVYAQNRDYHDIIKGKLKHVASRFAARAGQDVKVFVDTAPVMEKPLAEAAGIGWQGKHTNLVSREHGSWLFLGSIFTTAEIPPDKPDRDHCGSCRACLDACPTNAFPSPYRIDARRCISYLTIENKGPIPPEFRKSMGNRIYGCDDCLSVCPWNKFAQATSEMKLKARDDLKAPRLADFLVLDDPAFRTLFSGSPVKRIGRDRFLRNVLIAAGNSQDPSLLAQVENLLGDTSPVVRGAAVWAFKQLATTERFTILQKRLASSEEDDTVREEWILEDS
- the mepA gene encoding penicillin-insensitive murein endopeptidase, producing MAKRSSSKFWPRLVLATCLAAMIAPDFVTQALAQDAPAKQAFGSKQLPVLAQSPQSIGFYAKGCLSGGVALPIDGPNWQVMRLSRNRNWGHPRTIGLLEKLSRDAAKDGWPGLLVGDISQPRGGPMLTGHASHQVGLDADIWLTPMPKKRFTDAERESVSAVSMLKKDSLYVDPQKWTPARTALIRHAASYPEVERIFVHPGIKKQLCDTVTGDRSWLGKVRPYWGHFYHFHVRLHCQPGSPDCKPQPKVAAGDGCDKSLAWWFTDEPWKPAKPSKEPPKKPKPVMVSDLPKACAAVLNGPSPDSIADVIYGAN
- a CDS encoding methylglyoxal synthase, with the translated sequence MTERLRIALIAHDLKKDEMVAFARTHEKALSHYDIVATGTTGGLIQEACPSLNIHRVKSGPLGGDQQIGAMIAEGTVQALIFFIDPLSPLPHDVDVKALTRLGSVYDIPMALNPATAEKLVRVLD
- the dapB gene encoding 4-hydroxy-tetrahydrodipicolinate reductase, with protein sequence MAENAEMGLVVVGANGRMGQALIRAIHAIDGARLSGAIARPGSPFLGKDAGEVAGVGNLGVAITDDPLPVFVKAQGVLDFTTPATTVNYAALAAQARIVHIIGTTGVSSEDEEKILAAARHATIVKSGNMSLGINLLSGLIKKAAQALGPEDFDIEILEMHHKHKVDAPSGTALLLGEAAAQGRAINLAEKSVRVRDGHTGPREEGTIGFATLRGGSVIGDHEVILAGEGERITLSHHAQDRTIFARGAVKAALWAHGKKPGLYSMLDVLGLND
- a CDS encoding 2,3-bisphosphoglycerate-dependent phosphoglycerate mutase; protein product: MSRTLVLVRHGQSEWNLKNLFTGWRDPGLTEQGHAEAKAAGQRLKAAGLKFDLAYTSVLSRAQVTCQHILDELGQSDLETIRDQALNERDYGDLSGLNKDDARAKWGEEQVHIWRRSYDVPPPGGESLKDTGARVWPYYLHTIQPHVLRGETILVAAHGNSLRALIMALDGLTPEEILKQELNTGVPIIYKLNADSTVASKEVLSA
- a CDS encoding SDR family oxidoreductase: MRIFLFGAGYSAQAFSRLMTGEAERIDGTTRNEQNFPTLEKAGIAPIIFDGEGASPELIDRLAKATHVVISISPRESGDPSLAIVEEALRRPDNTIRWIGYLSTVGVYGNHDGNWIDETAPRGPTSRRSLERVEAEDAWDALSERHGTPVALLRLSGIYGPRRNAFVNLERGTARRIIKEDQVFNRIHVDDIAGTLRFLAGTNTGGAFNITDNEPAPPQDVVVYAAELMGVAPPPEVPFEEADMTPMARSFYGENKRISNQRIKDLGYDFIHPDYKAAFSAMWRDHNWR
- a CDS encoding ABC transporter ATP-binding protein, which codes for MSLFKKKKKKIDPSEATRVIRRMLSENAHQYKTSYAIAIAASLIVGVSNGALAYLMKPMIDKIFYEQKIGLIWVICGAILGIFVLRGLSSYIQAVELAKIGNNLVARYQKRIFDHLLRLGLDFYNDTRSGHLAAQINQNVNGIRDLLNMTITSIARDFVALIGLIGMMFYTDPFMSTVVFLVGPPLVLAVSYISRRIRSVTRDLVHLNSHLLGAMQETVQGISIVKAFTMEDQLRGKISTLIDQAENRSNKIARVSERTTPIAEILAGFAIAGVLAYSGYNAILNQQPPGAMFAFITALLLAYDPARRLARLQVGLERALVNARMIYEVLDIEPNQGDAPDAIALKAGPGEIDFQNVHFAYSDIAPVLHGVNFTAKAGETTAIVGASGAGKSTLISLVQRFYDVTDGQILFDGQDISKVTKESLRHSVAYVSQQPYLFEGTIADNIRYGRPNATLDEIVEAAKLANAHEFILQQPQGYDTPVGENGVTLSGGQRQRVSIARAIVRKAPVLLLDEATSALDNESEKRVQQALDHIMQDRTTIVIAHRLSTVVNADRIVVMEAGYVVEEGRHNDLIKIPNGVYARFYQLQSGKDDMLIGKTGSEETSNG
- a CDS encoding lysoplasmalogenase, whose protein sequence is MRRKGLLDFGRNGLFYRLFLVSAICAVLSSVLSQNGEIPFWRWLHYLTKPTATLLLLCAIWCAPRLISKSYGFAIALGLAFAAAGDFFLMLPGDYFLVGLICFLITHCIYIYALCRKTRFAENKLVFLIFAVLAIAIIAGLWTSLPSAMKVPVVIYATAIGVMAAQAVSRALSDKLSPTLRYSATLAAAGGLFFMVSDTLLAFNRFYTSIPLAGLWVLSTYYVAQFLFARSTENFAYER
- a CDS encoding glucokinase — encoded protein: MIDADQSFKFPVLVGDIGGTNARFALLVDAHAEPKEFPVVQTADYATIDDAIEKTVLYHTSLRPRSTILAVAGPVDGDEIDLTNCDWVVRPKQLIANLGFEDVTVLNDFEAQALAVVSIGKEYLHQIGGHDEELVATRVVLGPGTGLGVAGLVRTGKAWVPVPGEGGHIDIGPRSERDYQVFPHIEPIEGRIAAEQILCGRGLRNLYLAICAADMVTPVLDTPPDITAAGLDGSNAQAVETLDLFVTYLGRLAGDLALIYKAHGGVYLSGGIPQRILPALKAGSFRAAFEDKAPHTHFMRDIPVRVVVHPLAALSGLSAFARAPSRFEVSTDGRRWRIS
- a CDS encoding glutathione S-transferase family protein, coding for MLTLFHHPMSSGSRYVRLILGEYDVEAELIEERPWSRRKEFLALNPAATLPVLLAERDLPVVGATVIAEYLDETRGALKRSRRLLPESPMERAEVRRLVDWFLLKFENEVTRHIARERVFKLQMADEMGGSAPDSTAIRAARTNIRQHMKYIDWLAATRDWLAGGHPSYADMAAAASISVLDYLGEIEWSETKAARDWYARMKSRPAFRPLLSDRVRGLAPVAHYGDLDF